A genomic segment from Salvia splendens isolate huo1 chromosome 13, SspV2, whole genome shotgun sequence encodes:
- the LOC121761014 gene encoding E3 ubiquitin-protein ligase RNF144A-like — MGNSLPKSPQIEPPQNQHQQQELGGEESEDESGEFTCEICVEPAPKSEKKFRNGDKCHHPFCTDCVAKYIRVEVEDHNSGRVRCPAVGCRHELLPLECAEVVGAALLVRWCDVLCESAIAGVERCYCPNVRCNELIVNECGEVAGKSKCPNCREMFCFECKGSWHAGFTCEESVDDRDGGDVAFGRLVEQNKWRRCPRCRHFVELMEGCPIIRCRCGSYFCYRCEVLVDKPWCRCMTTSLRHCRVWCYRICILILFLNVALLFCLWGIKKHKRINK, encoded by the exons atggGAAACTCGTTGCCAAAATCCCCCCAAATCGAACCACCTCAAAATCAGCATCAACAGCAAGAGCTAGGAGGAGAAGAATCAGAAGACGAGAGCGGCGAATTCACCTGCGAAATCTGCGTGGAGCCGGCGCCGAAATCGGAGAAAAAGTTCCGCAACGGCGACAAGTGCCACCACCCATTCTGCACCGACTGCGTGGCCAAATACATCCGCGTGGAGGTGGAGGACCACAACTCCGGGCGCGTGAGATGCCCCGCCGTCGGCTGCCGCCACGAGCTGTTGCCGCTGGAGTGCGCGGAGGTGGTCGGGGCGGCGCTGCTCGTGCGGTGGTGCGACGTGCTGTGCGAGTCAGCGATCGCGGGGGTGGAGAGGTGCTATTGCCCTAATGTGAGGTGCAACGAGCTGATCGTGAACGAGTGCGGCGAGGTGGCGGGAAAATCGAAGTGCCCTAACTGCAGGGAGATGTTCTGCTTCGAGTGCAAGGGGAGTTGGCACGCGGGATTCACGTGCGAGGAGAGCGTGGATGACAGGGATGGGGGTGACGTGGCGTTTGGGAGGCTGGTGGAGCAGAATAAATGGAGGAGGTGCCCGCGCTGCAGGCATTTCGTTGAACTCATGGAGGGCTGCCCTATCATTAGATGCAG ATGTGGGAGCTATTTTTGCTACCGGTGTGAAGTGCTGGTTGACAAGCCATGGTGCCGTTGCATGACCACTTCTCTGCGGCATTGCCGTGTTTGGTGCTACAGAATCTGTATACTCATCCTCTTCCTCAATGTTGCACTTCTTTTCTGCTTGTGGGGAATCAAGAAACACAAACGGATCAACAAATAA
- the LOC121761013 gene encoding DNA replication licensing factor MCM4-like isoform X2, which produces MYRIQWKLKMKQALGTMIQLRNLKSMSLAPNIWELDDVKRSHLCQLFGGNALKLPSGASFRGDINILLVGDPGTSKSQLLQYIYKLSPRGIYTSGRGSSAVGLTAYVAKDPETGETVLESGALVLSDRGICCIDEFDKMSDNARSMLHEVMEQQTVSIAKAGIIASLNARTSVLACANPIGSRYNPRLSVIENINLPPTLLSRFDLIYLILDKADEETDRRLAKHIVALHFENPNSSQHDVIDLPTLTAYVNYARKHIHAQLSDEAAEELTRGYVEMRKKGNFPGSSKKVITATPRQIESLIHLSEGLARIRFSELVEKSGVIEAFRLLEVAMQQSATDHSTGTIDMDLITTGVSASERMRRENLVLATCSLVLDKLTIGGSSARLMELLEELKKQNLGGAEVHLSDLRTALSTLSAEGLLVVKRI; this is translated from the exons ATGTACAGGATCCAATGGAAACTGAAAATGAAGCAAGCACTGGGGACGATGATTCAACTCAGAAATCTGAAATCAAT GTCTTTGGCGCCAAACATATGGGAGTTGGATGACGTAAAGAGAAGCCATCTTTGCCAG CTTTTTGGAGGGAATGCATTGAAGTTGCCATCTGGTGCTAGCTTCAGAGGTGATATAAATATTCTCCTTGTTGGAGATCCTGGAACCAGTAAATCGCAGCTTCTCCAGTACATTTATAAGCTCTCTCCTCGTGGTATATACACTAGTGGGAGAGGAAGCTCTGCTGTGGGGCTAACTGCTTATGTGGCGAAGGATCCTGAGACTGGTGAAACC GTCCTAGAGAGTGGAGCCTTGGTTTTGAGTGATAGAGGCATATGTTGCATCGATGAATTTGACAAAATGTCTGACAATGCAAGGAGCATGTTACACGAG GTGATGGAGCAGCAAACTGTTTCAATTGCGAAGGCTGGAATAATTGCTTCCCTAAATGCAAGAACTTCAGTGCTGGCTTGTGCCAACCCAATTGGTTCACGCTATAACCCTCGCTTGTCAGTGATTGAAAATATCAACCTTCCTCCTACTTTATTGTCTAG GTTTGATCTGATCTATTTGATTCTTGACAAGGCTGATGAGGAGACAGATAGGCGTCTGGCGAAGCACATTGTGGCATTACACTTCGAAAATCCTAAT AGTTCCCAGCATGATGTCATTGACTTGCCAACCTTGACTGCTTATGTAAACTATGCACGAAAACATATACACGCACAGTTATCAGATGAAGCTGCAGAGGAGTTGACAAGAGGGTATGTCGAGatgagaaaaaaaggaaatttccCAGGAAGCAGCAAAAAG GTCATAACTGCAACCCCAAGGCAAATTGAAAGTTTGATACACCTCAGTGAGGGCTTGGCCCGCATTCGTTTCTCGGAATTG GTTGAGAAGTCGGGTGTAATAGAAGCTTTTAGGCTTCTCGAGGTGGCAATGCAACAGTCTGCAACAGACCATTCGACCG GAACCATTGATATGGACCTGATCACGACTGGAGTATCCGCAAGTGAAAGAATGAGGCGGGAGAATCTGGTGTTGGCCACATGCAGCCTCGTTCTGGACAAGTTGACAATCGGAGGGTCGTCTGCTCGCTTGATGGAG TTATTGGAAGAGTTGAAGAAGCAGAATCTGGGTGGTGCTGAGGTGCACCTTAGTGAT CTTCGAACTGCATTGTCGACTCTTTCAGCTGAAGGCTTGCTCGTTGTGAAGAGAATTTAG
- the LOC121761013 gene encoding DNA replication licensing factor MCM4-like isoform X1, translating into MASDSSPVNTPDGFSLAFVTLCLLEYLFLEFGQTQRTVKSIFKTYIDCLHLKTTDKSRMDVQDPMETENEASTGDDDSTQKSEINVEQLKELLKQPDIYEKLTRSLAPNIWELDDVKRSHLCQLFGGNALKLPSGASFRGDINILLVGDPGTSKSQLLQYIYKLSPRGIYTSGRGSSAVGLTAYVAKDPETGETVLESGALVLSDRGICCIDEFDKMSDNARSMLHEVMEQQTVSIAKAGIIASLNARTSVLACANPIGSRYNPRLSVIENINLPPTLLSRFDLIYLILDKADEETDRRLAKHIVALHFENPNSSQHDVIDLPTLTAYVNYARKHIHAQLSDEAAEELTRGYVEMRKKGNFPGSSKKVITATPRQIESLIHLSEGLARIRFSELVEKSGVIEAFRLLEVAMQQSATDHSTGTIDMDLITTGVSASERMRRENLVLATCSLVLDKLTIGGSSARLMELLEELKKQNLGGAEVHLSDLRTALSTLSAEGLLVVKRI; encoded by the exons ATGGCCTCCGATTCTTCTCCTGTCAACACGCCTGACG GGTTCTCCCTTGCATTCGTGACGTTATGTCTACTGGAATACTTATTTCTTGAATTTGGTCAGACACAGAGGACAGTGAAGTCAATTTTCAAG ACTTACATTGATTGTCTTCATCTAAAGACGACGGATAAGTCAAGAATGGATGTACAGGATCCAATGGAAACTGAAAATGAAGCAAGCACTGGGGACGATGATTCAACTCAGAAATCTGAAATCAAT GTGGAGCAATTAAAAGAACTATTGAAACAGCCTGATATATATGAAAAATTGACTAGGTCTTTGGCGCCAAACATATGGGAGTTGGATGACGTAAAGAGAAGCCATCTTTGCCAG CTTTTTGGAGGGAATGCATTGAAGTTGCCATCTGGTGCTAGCTTCAGAGGTGATATAAATATTCTCCTTGTTGGAGATCCTGGAACCAGTAAATCGCAGCTTCTCCAGTACATTTATAAGCTCTCTCCTCGTGGTATATACACTAGTGGGAGAGGAAGCTCTGCTGTGGGGCTAACTGCTTATGTGGCGAAGGATCCTGAGACTGGTGAAACC GTCCTAGAGAGTGGAGCCTTGGTTTTGAGTGATAGAGGCATATGTTGCATCGATGAATTTGACAAAATGTCTGACAATGCAAGGAGCATGTTACACGAG GTGATGGAGCAGCAAACTGTTTCAATTGCGAAGGCTGGAATAATTGCTTCCCTAAATGCAAGAACTTCAGTGCTGGCTTGTGCCAACCCAATTGGTTCACGCTATAACCCTCGCTTGTCAGTGATTGAAAATATCAACCTTCCTCCTACTTTATTGTCTAG GTTTGATCTGATCTATTTGATTCTTGACAAGGCTGATGAGGAGACAGATAGGCGTCTGGCGAAGCACATTGTGGCATTACACTTCGAAAATCCTAAT AGTTCCCAGCATGATGTCATTGACTTGCCAACCTTGACTGCTTATGTAAACTATGCACGAAAACATATACACGCACAGTTATCAGATGAAGCTGCAGAGGAGTTGACAAGAGGGTATGTCGAGatgagaaaaaaaggaaatttccCAGGAAGCAGCAAAAAG GTCATAACTGCAACCCCAAGGCAAATTGAAAGTTTGATACACCTCAGTGAGGGCTTGGCCCGCATTCGTTTCTCGGAATTG GTTGAGAAGTCGGGTGTAATAGAAGCTTTTAGGCTTCTCGAGGTGGCAATGCAACAGTCTGCAACAGACCATTCGACCG GAACCATTGATATGGACCTGATCACGACTGGAGTATCCGCAAGTGAAAGAATGAGGCGGGAGAATCTGGTGTTGGCCACATGCAGCCTCGTTCTGGACAAGTTGACAATCGGAGGGTCGTCTGCTCGCTTGATGGAG TTATTGGAAGAGTTGAAGAAGCAGAATCTGGGTGGTGCTGAGGTGCACCTTAGTGAT CTTCGAACTGCATTGTCGACTCTTTCAGCTGAAGGCTTGCTCGTTGTGAAGAGAATTTAG